One Setaria viridis chromosome 3, Setaria_viridis_v4.0, whole genome shotgun sequence DNA window includes the following coding sequences:
- the LOC117848286 gene encoding E3 ubiquitin-protein ligase XB3: MGHGVSCARTGDEHDYFRAAQLGDLDALAALLAADPSLARRATLYDRLSALHIAAANGRIEVLSMILDHGVPPDVVNRHKQTPLMLAAMHGKIDCVLRLLQAGANILMFDSVHARSCLHHAAYFGHVDCLQAILSAAQTTPVADSWGFARFVNVRDDHGATPLHLAARQGRPGCLQMLLENGAIVSALTGSYGFPGSTSLHLAARSGNLDCIRKLLAWGADRLQRDSAGRIPYAVALKRNHEACAALLNPSSAEPMVWPSPLKFISELDPEAKALLEAALMEANREREKKILKGTKYSLPSPSPCAAADVMDDASSEVSDAELCCICFDQACTIEVQDCGHQMCAPCTLALCCHNKPNPTTLTLPSPACPFCRGSISRLLVARTSTSSDPDPEKAVSSPQLARRRSRRSHNLSDGGSSSFKGLSSAMGSFSRIGRGSSRMVDCDSGSLDKPEHDL; this comes from the exons ATGGGGCACGGCGTCAGCTGCGCCCGCACCGGCGACGAGCACGACTACTTCCGCGCGGCGCAGCTCGGGGACCTcgacgccctcgccgcgctcctcgccgccgacccctccctcgcgcgccgcgccacgcTCTACGACCGCCTCTCCGCGCtccacatcgccgccgccaatgGGCGCATCGAG GTGCTGTCCATGATCTTGGATCACGGGGTGCCGCCGGACGTGGTGAATCGGCACAAGCAG ACTCCGCTGATGCTCGCGGCGATGCACGGCAAGATCGACTGCGTGCTCAGGCTCCTCCAGGCCGGCGCCAAT ATCTTAATGTTCGATTCGGTGCACGCGCGGAGCTGCCTGCACCACGCTGCCTACTTCGGCCATGTCGACTGCCTTCAGGCCATCCTCTCGGCGGCGCAGACCACGCCGGTGGCCGACTCATG GGGTTTCGCCCGGTTCGTCAACGTCAGGGACGACCACGGCGCCACGCCGCTGCATCTCGCGGCCAGGCAGGGGCGGCCAGGGTGCTTGCAGATGTTGCTGGAGAACGGCGCCATTGTGTCCGCTTTGACCGGCTCATACGG GTTCCCTGGTAGCACATCATTGCATCTGGCGGCTCGCAGCGGGAACCTGGATTGCATCCGGAAACTGCTTGCCTGGGGCGCAGATCGTCTCCAAAGGGACTCGGCAGG GAGGATCCCGTATGCTGTCGCGCTGAAGCGCAACCATGAAGCGTGTGCAGCTTTGCTAAACCCTTCATCAGCGGAGCCCATGGTGTGGCCTTCACCTCTAAAGTTCATCAGCGAGCTTGATCCGGAAGCAAAGGCTCTCCTGGAAGCGGCCCTGATGGAAGCCAacagggagagggagaagaagatctTGAAGGGCACGAAGTACTCTCTGCCATCTCCTTcgccttgcgccgccgccgatgttATGGATGATGCATCCTCGGAG GTGAGCGATGCAGAGCTGTGCTGCATCTGCTTCGACCAGGCCTGCACCATCGAGGTGCAGGACTGCGGGCACCAGATGTGCGCGCCGTGCACGCTGGCGCTGTGCTGCCACAACAAGCCCAACCCGACGACCCTGACACTGCCGTCGCCGGCCTGCCCATTCTGCCGCGGCAGCATCTCGCGGCTGCTGGTGGCCCGGACAAGCACGTCTAGTGACCCCGACCCTGAGAAGGCAGTCTCCTCCCCGCAGCTCGCCCGGCGGCGGTCCCGGCGGTCTCACAACCTCAGTGACggtggcagcagcagcttcaAGGGGCTCTCGTCCGCCATGGGGTCCTTCTCCAGGATCGGGCGCGGCTCAAGCCGGATGGTCGACTGCGACAGTGGCAGCCTGGACAAGCCCGAGCACGACCTGtga
- the LOC117848287 gene encoding pectin acetylesterase 5 — protein sequence MPPSSPPSSASAPASHHLRLWWRRRGRAGAAGATFAVALLAAALLLTLSYYASAPLASDSSAAGGRSPALVGLTLVRRAQEKGALCLDGSVPGYHLRRGFGSGSESWLIHLEGGGWCRNLKSCASRQRSILGSSRYMERQVEFTGILSNDKSQNPDFYNWNKVKIRYCDGASFSGNVKDELQNGTRFFFRGQRIWEAVMNELVFKGLRNAKQAFLTGCSAGGLATYIHCDAFRALLPKDSRVKCLADGGFFLDVEDISGKRTMQSFYSDVVRLQHLREQFSHCNSNLEPGQCFFPREVVKHIVTPVFILNPAYDAWQVQHALAPEASDPQHSWLDCRLDIAKCSSEQLEILQGFRKELHDAISEVKQKRDWGFYINSCFVHCQSLNSLTWHSPTSPRVNNKSIAEAVGDWFFDRREVKEIDCEYPCNPTCHNLVFTRPFKI from the exons atgccgccgtcgtcgccgccgtcctccgcgtCGGCCCCGGCCTCGCACCACCTGCGCCTctggtggcgccgccgcggccgggccgGCGCTGCCGGGGCCACCTTCGCCGTCGCGCTCCTCGCGGCCGCGCTGCTGCTCACGCTCTCCTACTACGCCTCCGCGCCCCTCGCGTCagactcctccgccgccggcggacgCAGCCCCGCCCTCGTCGGGCTCACACTCGTCCGCCGCGCTCAGGAGAAGGGCGCGC TTTGCTTGGATGGGAGCGTGCCAGGGTACCATCTGCGGAGAGGCTTTGGGAGTGGATCGGAAAGCTGGCTAATCCACTTGGAG GGTGGAGGCTGGTGCCGTAATCTCAAGTCATGTGCCTCACGTCAGAGATCGATTTTGGGCTCATCCCGGTACATGGAACGCCAGGTTGAGTTTACCGGGATCTTGAGCAATGATAAATCCCAGAATCCTG ATTTTTACAACTGGAACAAAGTGAAGATAAGGTATTGCGATGGGGCGTCATTCTCTGGGAACGTCAAAGATGAGTTGCAG AATGGCACAAGATTCTTCTTCAGAGGTCAGCGTATCTGGGAGGCAGTAATGAATGAACTTGTATTCAAGGGGCTCAGAAATGCTAAACAG GCTTTCCTAACAGGATGCTCTGCTGGTGGGCTAGCCACTTACATTCACTGTGATGCTTTTCGTGCACTGCTACCAAAGGATTCTAGGGTTAAATGTCTTGCAGATGGCGGTTTTTTCCTTGATGT AGAGGACATTTCTGGGAAAAGGACGATGCAGTCTTTTTACAGTGATGTTGTCCGCCTTCAG CATCTAAGGGAACAGTTTTCGCATTGTAACTCAAATCTAGAGCCAGGCCAG TGTTTTTTTCCACGTGAAGTTGTGAAACACATTGTCACCCCGGTATTCATTCTCAATCCAGCATATGATGCTTGGCAG GTACAACATGCGTTAGCTCCTGAAGCATCTGACCCTCAACATTCATGGCTGGACTGCAGACTGGACATCGCCAAGTGCAGCTCTGAGCAACTTGAAATTCTCCAAG GTTTCAGGAAAGAACTGCATGACGCAATAAGTGAAGTTAAGCAGAAAAGGGACTGGGGTTTTTATATCAACTCGTGCTTTGTTCATTGTCAATCGCTGAACTCGTTGACCTGGCATTCTCCAACTTCGCCCAGAGTGAACAATAAG AGCATTGCAGAAGCAGTTGGAGATTGGTTCTTCGACAGGAGAGAGGTGAAGGAAATAGATTGTGAATATCCCTGCAACCCGACATGCCACAACTTGGTTTTCACTAGGCCTTTCAAGATATGA
- the LOC117848285 gene encoding putative protein phosphatase 2C 46 isoform X1 yields the protein MGNRVARVATPCFAPAHRGGRGHRADDGTAADGQTNGPADDGSSSIGHILSFDGREGPAFAGAIHGVLLPSNQSTVGSGGGGGGGSVLNDQMSFSGSSSFDSSNSFSFRKLQPRQYSGPLEYSTSPSTSATTSGVSVSRQPRRTDEQILADLYATRHRRQCLQASKPSPLLGGLRRAFASVLRASPCVSPSRNQDRGEHVAVAVGNGSGGGIGAAIGSHAESGSKGSEAATDDGAARVEWARGKAGEDRVHLVVSEEHGWMFVGIYDGFNGPDATDYLVANLYAAVCRELDGVLSSEDADPADWPDGQQQQCNGRRRAAGEQEQEVLDALARALRSTEAAFFAEAEERAAECPELAMMGSCVLVVLMKGADVYVMNVGDSRAVLAQRAAAESPSQQPDMGELAALQLTMDHSTSVYKEARRIRSEHLDDPACIVNDRVKGSLKVTRAFGAGYLKEPRWNKALLQVFRVNYVGTAPYVTCRPFLRHHRLGSRDKFMILSSDGLYDYFTNEEVVAQVEAFTSRYPDEDPAKYLSHEILLRAANQAGMGFHELLEVQQGDRRRYHDDVSIIIISLEGKIWRS from the exons ATGGGCAACCGCGTGGCGAGGGTGGCGACGCCGTGCTTCGCGCCGGCCCACCGTGGtgggcgcggtcaccgcgccGACGACGGCACGGCTGCGGACGGGCAAACCAACGGCCCGGCCGAtgatggcagcagcagcatcggtCACATTCTCAGCTTCGACGGCCGCGAGGGCCCCGCGTTCGCCGGCGCCATCCACGGCGTGTTGCTGCCGTCGAACCAGTCCACGgtgggctccggcggcggcggcggcggcggctccgttCTGAACGATCAGATGTCCTTCTCCGGCTCGTCGTCATTCGACAGCTCCAACTCGTTCTCGTTCCGGAAGCTCCAGCCGCGGCAGTACTCGGGCCCGCTGGAGTACAgcacgtcgccgtcgacgtccgCGACGACCTCCGGCGTGTCCGTGTCGCGGCAGCCCCGGCGCACCGACGAGCAGATCCTCGCCGACCTCTACGCGACGCGGCACCGGCGCCAGTGCCTGCAGGCGTCTAAGCCGAGCCCGCTGCTCGGCGGCCTCCGCCGGGCCTTCGCGTCGGTGCTGCGCGCGAGCCCCTGCGTGTCCCCCAGCAGGAACCAGGACCGCGGCGAGCACGTCGCCGTGGCGGTCGgcaatggcagcggcggcggcattggcgCGGCGATCGGGAGCCATGCCGAGAGCGGCAGCAAGGGCAGCGAGGCCGCGACGGACGACGGCGCGGCGAGGGTGGAGTGGGCGCGCGGGAAGGCTGGGGAGGACAGGGTGCACCTCGTGGTGTCGGAGGAGCACGGCTGGATGTTCGTCGGCATCTACGACGGCTTCAACGGCCCCGACGCCACCGACTACCTCGTCGCCAACCTGTACGCCGCCGTGTGCCGCGAGCTCGACGGCGTGCTATCATCGGAggacgccgaccccgccgacTGGCCGgacgggcagcagcagcagtgcaacggccgccgccgcgccgcgggcgagcaggagcaggaggtgcTGGACGCGCTGGCGCGCGCCCTGAGGAGCACGGAGGCGGCGTTCttcgcggaggcggaggagcgcgcggcggaGTGCCCGGAGCTGGCGATGATGGGATCGTGCGTGCTGGTGGTGCTGATGAAGGGCGCCGACGTGTACGTGATGAACGTCGGGGACAGCCGCGCCGTGCTGGCGCAGCGAGCGGCGGCCGAGTCCCCGTCGCAGCAGCCCGACATGGGAGAGCTCGCCGCGCTGCAGCTCACCATGGACCACAGCACCAGCGTCTACAAG GAGGCGAGACGGATCAGGAGCGAGCACCTAGACGATCCTGCCTGCATTGTGAACGACAGGGTGAAGGGTTCGCTGAAGGTGACAAGAGCATTCGGAGCCGGCTACCTAAAAGAG CCCAGGTGGAACAAGGCCCTCCTGCAGGTCTTCCGGGTGAACTACGTCGGGACGGCGCCGTACGTCACCTGCCGGCCGTTCCTCCGGCACCACAGGCTGGGCTCGCGGGACAAGTTCATGATCCTCTCCTCTGACGGCCTCTACGACTACTTCACCaacgaggaggtggtggcgcagGTGGAGGCCTTCACCTCCAGGTACCCCGACGAGGACCCCGCCAAGTACCTCAGCCACGagatcctcctccgcgccgccaacCAAGCTG GAATGGGGTTCCATGAGTTGCTCGAGGTTCAGCAAGGCGACCGGAGGCGGTACCACGACGACGtctccatcatcatcatttcGTTGGAGGGGAAGATCTGGAGATCATAG
- the LOC117848285 gene encoding putative protein phosphatase 2C 46 isoform X2, which produces MGNRVARVATPCFAPAHRGGRGHRADDGTAADGQTNGPADDGSSSIGHILSFDGREGPAFAGAIHGVLLPSNQSTVGSGGGGGGGSVLNDQMSFSGSSSFDSSNSFSFRKLQPRQYSGPLEYSTSPSTSATTSGVSVSRQPRRTDEQILADLYATRHRRQCLQASKPSPLLGGLRRAFASVLRASPCVSPSRNQDRGEHVAVAVGNGSGGGIGAAIGSHAESGSKGSEAATDDGAARVEWARGKAGEDRVHLVVSEEHGWMFVGIYDGFNGPDATDYLVANLYAAVCRELDGVLSSEDADPADWPDGQQQQCNGRRRAAGEQEQEVLDALARALRSTEAAFFAEAEERAAECPELAMMGSCVLVVLMKGADVYVMNVGDSRAVLAQRAAAESPSQQPDMGELAALQLTMDHSTSVYKEARRIRSEHLDDPACIVNDRVKGSLKVTRAFGAGYLKEVEQGPPAGLPGELRRDGAVRHLPAVPPAPQAGLAGQVHDPLL; this is translated from the exons ATGGGCAACCGCGTGGCGAGGGTGGCGACGCCGTGCTTCGCGCCGGCCCACCGTGGtgggcgcggtcaccgcgccGACGACGGCACGGCTGCGGACGGGCAAACCAACGGCCCGGCCGAtgatggcagcagcagcatcggtCACATTCTCAGCTTCGACGGCCGCGAGGGCCCCGCGTTCGCCGGCGCCATCCACGGCGTGTTGCTGCCGTCGAACCAGTCCACGgtgggctccggcggcggcggcggcggcggctccgttCTGAACGATCAGATGTCCTTCTCCGGCTCGTCGTCATTCGACAGCTCCAACTCGTTCTCGTTCCGGAAGCTCCAGCCGCGGCAGTACTCGGGCCCGCTGGAGTACAgcacgtcgccgtcgacgtccgCGACGACCTCCGGCGTGTCCGTGTCGCGGCAGCCCCGGCGCACCGACGAGCAGATCCTCGCCGACCTCTACGCGACGCGGCACCGGCGCCAGTGCCTGCAGGCGTCTAAGCCGAGCCCGCTGCTCGGCGGCCTCCGCCGGGCCTTCGCGTCGGTGCTGCGCGCGAGCCCCTGCGTGTCCCCCAGCAGGAACCAGGACCGCGGCGAGCACGTCGCCGTGGCGGTCGgcaatggcagcggcggcggcattggcgCGGCGATCGGGAGCCATGCCGAGAGCGGCAGCAAGGGCAGCGAGGCCGCGACGGACGACGGCGCGGCGAGGGTGGAGTGGGCGCGCGGGAAGGCTGGGGAGGACAGGGTGCACCTCGTGGTGTCGGAGGAGCACGGCTGGATGTTCGTCGGCATCTACGACGGCTTCAACGGCCCCGACGCCACCGACTACCTCGTCGCCAACCTGTACGCCGCCGTGTGCCGCGAGCTCGACGGCGTGCTATCATCGGAggacgccgaccccgccgacTGGCCGgacgggcagcagcagcagtgcaacggccgccgccgcgccgcgggcgagcaggagcaggaggtgcTGGACGCGCTGGCGCGCGCCCTGAGGAGCACGGAGGCGGCGTTCttcgcggaggcggaggagcgcgcggcggaGTGCCCGGAGCTGGCGATGATGGGATCGTGCGTGCTGGTGGTGCTGATGAAGGGCGCCGACGTGTACGTGATGAACGTCGGGGACAGCCGCGCCGTGCTGGCGCAGCGAGCGGCGGCCGAGTCCCCGTCGCAGCAGCCCGACATGGGAGAGCTCGCCGCGCTGCAGCTCACCATGGACCACAGCACCAGCGTCTACAAG GAGGCGAGACGGATCAGGAGCGAGCACCTAGACGATCCTGCCTGCATTGTGAACGACAGGGTGAAGGGTTCGCTGAAGGTGACAAGAGCATTCGGAGCCGGCTACCTAAAAGAG GTGGAACAAGGCCCTCCTGCAGGTCTTCCGGGTGAACTACGTCGGGACGGCGCCGTACGTCACCTGCCGGCCGTTCCTCCGGCACCACAGGCTGGGCTCGCGGGACAAGTTCATGATCCTCTCCTCTGA
- the LOC117850686 gene encoding metallothionein-like protein 2C: MHLAHHAAGPIYTPCSPLAIPHHKRSRAQEALLHLLQAPVPASLLVIISMSCCGGNCGCGAGCKCGGGCGGCKMFPDVEAASTTTTMVIAAATNKASSGGFEAAAEAGGCDCNTCKCGTSCGCSCCSCN, encoded by the exons ATGCACCtcgcccaccacgccgccgggCCTATTTATACCCCCTGCTCGCCCCTCGCCATTCCTCATCACAAGCGAAGCAGAGCACAAGAAGCACTACTACACCTTCTTCAAGCACCAGTTCCTGCTTCCCTGCTCGTGATCATCAGCATGTCTTGCTGCGGCGGCAACTGCGGGTGCGGCGCTGGCTGCAAGtgcggcggcggatgcggcgg CTGCAAGATGTTCCCTGACGTGGaggccgcctccaccaccaccaccatggtcatcgccgccgccaccaacaaGGC GAGCTCCGGCGGGTTcgaggcggccgcggaggccggcggctgCGACTGCAACACCTGCAAGTGCGGCACCAGCTgcggctgctcctgctgcagctgcaactga
- the LOC117850958 gene encoding outer envelope pore protein 16, chloroplastic, translating to MPHGRFSGSLSSPKIDVVIDMGNPFLNRTVDGFLKIGAVGACKVAAEETFECLHRGDVSKHKLEHALKKMCKEGAYWGTVAGVYVGMVYGVERVRGRSDWKNAMIGGALSGALISGATNNHKDKIIKDAITAGAVATAVEFINCLT from the exons ATGCCCCACGGCCGCTTCTCGGGGTCGCTCAGCTCGCCCAAGATCGACGTCGTCATCGACATGGGCAACCCGTTCCTCAACCGCACCGTCGACGGCTTCCTCAAGATCGGCGCG GTCGGCGCTTGCAAGGTGGCCGCCGAGGAGACCTTCGAGTGCCTCCACAGAG GGGATGTTTCAAAGCACAAGCTTGAGCATGCG CTGAAGAAAATGTGCAAGGAGGGTGCATACTGGG GTACTGTTGCTGGAGTTTATGTGGGTATGGTGTATGGAGTGGAAAGGGTCCGTGGTCGCAGTGACTGG AAGAATGCGATGATCGGAGGCGCCTTGTCTGGTGCCCTGATCTCTGGTGCCACCAACAACCACAAAGACAAGATCATCAAGGACGCCATCACTGCTGGCGCGGTTGCAACAGCCGTTGAGTTCATCAACTGCCTTACCTAG